One genomic window of Ornithorhynchus anatinus isolate Pmale09 chromosome 10, mOrnAna1.pri.v4, whole genome shotgun sequence includes the following:
- the SYT3 gene encoding synaptotagmin-3, which yields MSGDYEDDLCRRALTLVSDLCSRLRDSETSDKCQEFNDLRIRGYPRASDADISVSLLSVIVTFCGIVLLGVSLFVSWKLCWVPWRDKGGSPTPRKDLGGAPGHLGGAHLGLGGVGGGHLGLGGSAHSHHLLHHPHHTPFVELLTERELGGGPGGPETPERSYLDMDSYPEAAVAAGIKLSQTSPDLPGDGGGGGLLLLPGGGKEGGGGGLPNAQSHQQVTSLTPSVRYPALPRPLTQQPLTQPPLTLPDPGEERPPVPPLPPAQGEEKNRLIGQIKPELYQRGGEGGRRGGPGGPGVGAGGAGDGGDGDGEGGAPCGRFSFALRYLYGSDQLVVRILQALDLPAKDSNGFSDPYVKIYLLPDRKKKFQTKVHRKTLNPVFNETFQFSVPLAELPHRKLHFSIYDFDRFSRHDLIGQVVLDNLLELAEQPPDRPLWRAIVEGSSEKADLGEVNFSLCYLPTAGRLTVTIIKASNLKAMDLTGFSDPYVKASLICEGRRLKKRKTSIKKNTLNPTYNEALVFDVAPESVESVGLSIAVMDYDCIGHNEVIGVCRVGSDAADPHGREHWAEMLANPRKPVEHWHTLVEEKTLSSFITKGSKSPGPSERDRERDVSE from the exons ATGTCGGGTGACTACGAAGATGACCTCTGCCGCCGGGCGCTGACCCTGgtctctgacctttgctcccggctgcgGGACTCGGAGACCAGCGACAAGTGTCAGGAGTTCAACGACCTGCGGATCCGGGGTTACCCTCGGGCTTCGGATGCAG ACATCTCGGTCAGCTTGCTGTCGGTCATTGTGACGTTCTGCGGGATCGTCCTCCTTGGCGTCTCGCTCTTTGTCTCCTGGAAGCTCTGTTGGGTCCCCTGGCGTGACAAGGGGGGATCGCCGACCCCCCGCAAGGACCTCGGGGGGGCTCCCGGCCACCTGGGGGGAGcccacctgggcctgggaggggtcggcgggggccACCTGGGCTTAGGCGGCAGTGCTCACAGCCatcacctcctccaccacccccaccacacGCCCTTCGTCGAGCTCCTGACCGAacgggagctgggaggagggccggggggtcCCGAGACCCCCGAGCGCTCCTACCTGGACATGGACTCCTATCCTGAGGCTGCGGTGGCTGCCGGAATCAAGCTGAGTCAGACTTCGCCGGACCTGCCTGGAGATGGCGGTGGGGGCgggctcctgctcctccctggtGGGGGcaaggaaggtgggggtgggggcctccCCAACGCACAATCCCACCAGCAGGTCACCAGCCTGACACCCTccgtgag GTACCCGGCCCTTCCCCGCCCTTTGACCCAACAGCCGCTGACCCAGCCACCGTTGACCCTGCCGGACCCTGGGGAGGAGCGGCCCCCAGTTCCGCCACTGCCTCCTGcccagggggaagagaagaaccGCCTTATTGGGCAGATCAAGCCCGAACTGTAccagcgggggggagaggggggccggcggggggggcccgggggccctggggtgggggctgggggagccggggacgggggggatggggacggggagggcggggcgccGTGTGGACGTTTCAGCTTCGCCTTGCGCTACCTCTACGGCTCCGACCAGCTAGTGGTCCGGATCCTTCAGGCTCTGGACCTCCCGGCCAAGGATTCCAACGGCTTCTCTGACCCCTACGTCAAGATCTACCTGCTGCCTGACCGCAAGAAGAAGTTCCAAACTAAG GTGCACCGCAAGACGCTGAACCCCGTGTTCAATGAGACGTTCCAGTTCTCGGTCCCACTGGCCGAGTTGCCCCACAGGAAGCTCCACTTCAGCATCTATGACTTTGACCGCTTCTCTCGCCATGACCTCATTGGCCAGGTGGTGCTGGACAACCTACTGGAGCTGGCAGAGCAGCCGCCGGACCGGCCCCTCTGGAGGGCTATCGTGGAGGGCAGCTCG GAGAAGGCCGATTTGGGGGAAGTGAATTTCTCCTTGTGCTACCTGCCCACAGCCGGCCGGCTCACCGTCACCATCATCAAAGCCTCCAACCTCAAAGCCATGGACCTCACTGGCTTCTCAG ACCCTTACGTGAAGGCCTCGCTCATCTGTGAGGGGCGGCGGTTGAAGAAGCGGAAAACGTCAATCAAAAAGAACACGCTCAATCCGACCTATAACGAAGCCCTGGTGTTTGACGTGGCCCCGGAGAGCgtggagagcgtgggcctgagcaTCGCCGTCATGGATTATGACtg catAGGGCACAACGAAGTGATCGGAGTGTGCCGCGTGGGCAGTGACGCGGCAGACCCTCACGGGAGGGAGCACTGGGCCGAGATGCTGGCAAATCCCCGAAAACCCGTGGAACATTGGCACACGCtagtggag GAGAAGACCCTGTCAAGTTTCATCACGAAGGGCAGCAAATCACCCGGCCCTtcggagagggacagggagagagacgtcTCGGAATGA
- the C10H19orf81 gene encoding putative uncharacterized protein C19orf81 homolog isoform X1 translates to MHSDEPLEESSSRGSIGGCREAGSPLFGLETFEELQAHNPGKAVSLKSSKQHLHQMIAECEALDQELPCIRKFPKPPTAQPLCLCLETAPEADLTHLDVLTALNEELPEALESGRVSSIRFENLNVICGTAGRRDRWLITVTDFQARSHLLRSGLYLRGEPHPLTRHDETQLSDYRLYLRRALARRRLLEALGPGPAQEA, encoded by the exons ATGCATTCAGACGAACCTCTGGAAGAATCCTCCTCAAGGGGCAGCATCGGAGGGTGCAGGGAGGCAG GAAGCCCCCTGTTTGGTCTAGAGACCTTCGAGGAGTTGCAGGCTCACAATCCGGGGAAAGCTGTCTCTCTCAAATCCTC GAAACAGCACCTCCACCAGATGATCGCTGAGTGTGAAGCTCTGGACCAGGAGCTCCCGTGTATTCGCAAATTCCCCAAGCCACCGACCGCCCAGCCACTCTGTCTCTGCCTGGAGACGGCG CCCGAGGCTGATCTGACCCATCTGGATGTGCTGACCGCACTCAACGAAGAGCTGCCCGAGGCCCTGGAGAGTGGCCGTGTGAGCAGCATTCGTTTCGAGAACCTGAATGTGATCTGTGGCACAGCCGGGCGCCGGGACAG GTGGCTGATCACCGTGACAGACTTCCAGGCTCGCTCGCACCTACTGCGCTCGGGCCTGTACCTGCGCGGGGAGCCGCACCCCCTCACCCGGCACGACGAGACCCAGCTGAGCGATTACCGACTGTACCTGCGCCGGGCGCTGGCCCGCCGTCGCCTGCTCGAGGCcctcgggcccgggccggcccagGAGGCCTGA
- the C10H19orf81 gene encoding putative uncharacterized protein C19orf81 homolog isoform X2, protein MHSDEPLEESSSRGSIGGCREAGSPLFGLETFEELQAHNPGKAVSLKSSKQHLHQMIAECEALDQELPCIRKFPKPPTAQPLCLCLETAPEADLTHLDVLTALNEELPEALESGRVSSIRFENLNVICGTAGRRDRSETGPELTVLDLPHEPSTSKRPATIAMMVTMIKRGPGQ, encoded by the exons ATGCATTCAGACGAACCTCTGGAAGAATCCTCCTCAAGGGGCAGCATCGGAGGGTGCAGGGAGGCAG GAAGCCCCCTGTTTGGTCTAGAGACCTTCGAGGAGTTGCAGGCTCACAATCCGGGGAAAGCTGTCTCTCTCAAATCCTC GAAACAGCACCTCCACCAGATGATCGCTGAGTGTGAAGCTCTGGACCAGGAGCTCCCGTGTATTCGCAAATTCCCCAAGCCACCGACCGCCCAGCCACTCTGTCTCTGCCTGGAGACGGCG CCCGAGGCTGATCTGACCCATCTGGATGTGCTGACCGCACTCAACGAAGAGCTGCCCGAGGCCCTGGAGAGTGGCCGTGTGAGCAGCATTCGTTTCGAGAACCTGAATGTGATCTGTGGCACAGCCGGGCGCCGGGACAG GTCGGAGACTGGGCCCGAGCTGACTGTATTGGATCTGCCCCACGAGCCCAGCACGTCGAAAAGGCCTGCAACTATCgcgatgatggtgacgatgattaAAAGGGGGCCCGGCCAGTAG
- the C10H19orf81 gene encoding putative uncharacterized protein C19orf81 homolog isoform X3, whose protein sequence is MHSDEPLEESSSRGSIGGCREAGSPLFGLETFEELQAHNPGKAVSLKSSKQHLHQMIAECEALDQELPCIRKFPKPPTAQPLCLCLETAPEADLTHLDVLTALNEELPEALESGRVSSIRFENLNVICGTAGRRDRL, encoded by the exons ATGCATTCAGACGAACCTCTGGAAGAATCCTCCTCAAGGGGCAGCATCGGAGGGTGCAGGGAGGCAG GAAGCCCCCTGTTTGGTCTAGAGACCTTCGAGGAGTTGCAGGCTCACAATCCGGGGAAAGCTGTCTCTCTCAAATCCTC GAAACAGCACCTCCACCAGATGATCGCTGAGTGTGAAGCTCTGGACCAGGAGCTCCCGTGTATTCGCAAATTCCCCAAGCCACCGACCGCCCAGCCACTCTGTCTCTGCCTGGAGACGGCG CCCGAGGCTGATCTGACCCATCTGGATGTGCTGACCGCACTCAACGAAGAGCTGCCCGAGGCCCTGGAGAGTGGCCGTGTGAGCAGCATTCGTTTCGAGAACCTGAATGTGATCTGTGGCACAGCCGGGCGCCGGGACAG attgtga